A single genomic interval of Spinacia oleracea cultivar Varoflay chromosome 6, BTI_SOV_V1, whole genome shotgun sequence harbors:
- the LOC130462669 gene encoding uncharacterized protein, whose product MSIPPFSLQRAVRRWLRTLTPTEKALLKEYHLEALLGLQQINIDYNFLHAALSFWDSDHHVFVFRGNEICPLPDDFAAILGYPTNATPATPGTIEEGKTTIGAFLGLDANMLAEFVVGDEVVLAKLVKHHFRPSKNMTEHKLNIRALVFCLLNHYLLSNNNGEFGDIRLIPLISQMESCYSIMPLVVAKTLLSADELKKNAKSEYFKGSPLLLQIWLMERLRLLETPADPKHYRPIALGNRKYLHRAQDEAEWASFFTHGICSIKWVVPWWGLTTMTGGSDVSVYVSLLGLSRPIYIFPYRVMRQYGLRQTIPFSDTVPPKVAAFSQARVQAWAKYYDGLPRWAVATNGFVGLSENYKLWMSSDDKAVRTEARNGEPAELLIPRIRVRYEGRDSANPRTHGIKTVKARPDRKRKEVPPRSSSRPKKMPNMKGPAVAKRNASSRGDRRRNNVWVRRAQPPVETVTNPIDVDNPSPTIVCALEAEQAITVQTENVSEALASLEVSVQEPILMEIDIGAAQKTVGVDPANIALYKTLFDDPEELE is encoded by the exons atgtcgattcctcccttctccctccaacgagctgtGAGGCGCTGGCTAAGaacccttactcctacagaaaaggctttgttgaaagaataccacttagaggcacttttaggcttacaacaaattaatattgactataactttctgcatgctgccctgagcttttgggattccgatcatcatgtttttgtctttcggggcaatgaaatatgtcctttgccagacgactttgctgcgatccttggttatcctactaatgctactcccgccacccctggcaccattgaagagggtaagacaaccataggggctttcctaggactagatgctaacatgcttgccgagtttgttgtaggtgatgaggttgttttggcaaagcttgtaaaacatcactttaggcctagtaaaaatatgaccgaacataaattgaacattcgagcccttgtattttgtttgttgaatcattatttgctgtcgaataacaatggtgagttcggtgacataaggttgatccccttgattagccagatggaaagttgctattctattatgccgttggttgttgccaagactttgctgagtgcggatgagttgaagaagaatgccaaatctgaatattttaagggaagccccctattgctgcag atttggctcatggaacgacttaggcttttagaaactcctgccgatcctaaacattatcgccctatagccttgggtaaccgaaagtatttgcaccgagcccaggacgaggccgagtgggcttccttttttactcatggtatctgttctattaagtgggtggtaccgtggtggggtttgactactatgacggggggttctgatgtgtcggtttatgtttctttgttggggctatctcggcctatttatatctttccttaccgagtcatgcgtcaatacggcttaaggcagactatccctttttccgatacagtaccacctaaagtagcagccttttcacaagcacgggttcaagcatgggctaagtattatgatggtctcccgcgttgggccgtggctacaaatggctttgtgggtctttctgaaaactacaagttgtggatgagttccgatgataaagctgtgaggaccgaggctcgaaatggggagccagctgagcttttgatacctcgtattcgggttagatatgagggccgtgattctgccaatcctcgcactcatggtattaagactgtgaaagctcgtcctgatcgaaagcgaaaggaagttcctccccgctccagttctaggcctaagaagatgcctaacatgaaggggcctgccgttgctaaaagaaatgcaagctctcgcggagatcgtcgccggaataatgtatgggttaggagaGCTCAGCCAccagtagaaacagtgactaatccaattgatgttgataatccttcccccaccattgtctgtgcccttgaggctgagcaggctataactgttcaaactgagaatgtttctgaagccttggcatctttggaagttagtgttcAGGAGCcgattcttatggagattgatataggggcagcgcagaagactgtgggggtggatcctgcgaacattgccctctacaagactttatttgatgatccggaagaactagagtag
- the LOC130463489 gene encoding uncharacterized protein — MDTWSYFFRSLKALFVQHGCQRDDWTFISDRMRGVESALYDVFPKAVRRVCAQHLYTNCRQAGYSGTAFHDLFWVVADAYNPYVFNKAMEKIGKLIPEAVGYLDKVPEQWSRHKFDVGVTCDHNTTNFVESFNACTKPFRDLPVLSLLEEIRSWCMTKIGARFDKAVDIGPDQLTPYATKELEERSVDSRLAARVCGCGKWQGCGIPCKHAIRIIYHQRLNPTDFVSPYFKGAAYKLTYSEHIHPMPDSTQWPTFELPRILPPLMRRAAGRPAKQRRRGAHEKKRGKRNTTVKCGKCKQIGHNSRTCKGGSTAKQRKESAAAAAGSAGASTSGARKRKAPTSNASSSKKSKAA, encoded by the exons ATGGACACATGGTCCTATTTTTTCAGAAGTTTGAAGGCTTTGTTTGTTCAACATGGGTGCCAGAGGGATGACTGGACTTTTATTAGTGACAGAATGAGG GGAGTAGAATCTGCTTTGTATGATGTTTTCCCCAAAGCAGTCAGGAGGGTCTGTGCTCAGCATCTGTATACCAACTGCAGACAAGCTGGATACAGTGGCACAGCCTTCCATGACTTGTTCTGGGTTGTTGCTGATGCATACAATCCATATGTCTTCAACAAAGCCATGGAAAAGATTGGCAAACTCATCCCAGAAGCAGTGGGATATCTTGACAAAGTGCCTGAACAGTGGTCCAGACACAAGTTTGATGTTGGGGTCACTTGTGATCACAACACCACCAACTTTGTGGAATCCTTCAACGCGTGTACCAAACCCTTTAGGGATCTTCCTGTTTTGTCACTTCTTGAAG AAATAAGGTCTTGGTGCATGACGAAGATCGGGGCCAGATTTGATAAAGCTGTTGACATTGGACCCGATCAATTGACGCCATATGCTACTAAGGAGCTTGAAGAGAGGAGTGTTGACTCGAG GCTTGCTGCTAGAGTTTGTGGTTGTGGGAAATGGCAAGGGTGTGGTATACCTTGCAAGCATGCTATTAGGATAATATACCATCAAAGACTCAATCCTACAGATTTTGTTTCTCCTTACTTCAAAGGGGCAGCCTATAAGCTCACATACTCAGAGCATATTCACCCCATGCCTGACTCAACACAGTGGCCTACATTTGAGCTACCTAGGATTCTTCCCCCACTAATGAGAAGGGCAGCTGGCAGACCAGCCAAGCAGAGAAGAAGAGGTGCTCATGAGAAGAAGAGGGGGAAAAGAAACACCACTGTCAAGTGTGGGAAATGCAAGCAAATTGGGCATAACTCAAGAACTTGTAAAGGAGGTTCCACTGCAAAACAGAGGAAAGAATCTGCTGCAGCTGCTGCTGGTTCTGCTGGTGCATCAACATCTGGTGCTAGGAAGAGGAAGGCTCCAACATCTAATGCATCGAGCAGCAAGAAGTCCAAAGCTGCATAA
- the LOC130463490 gene encoding uncharacterized protein, translating to MVAIWLLCHYNDRNFDVRVQDTDETNYMDLVDDLFDDSIKQDVLIPDLFRLFYVNPSTNKRVELLNDVGLMGMWGLFKRTDTVEIWIEKANEKETSIQFRTAVKKRKDRKERKAAELRRKAEEFEREREEERRRLEREAEIQRDLEEQLANTVAVEVPVYDVEDLSVEYVRVYSSQHADCLSPGGSQPPNTQKEPSPPPREPSPPPNVPSPPREPSPPPNNPSPPPRSPSPPPTSPQTQPQQQQQQQTEHQQQQQTEHQQQQQTEQQQHQPTEQQQQHQTEHQPDQTPPPNRAELNKGRGFRISRSHAKKTGEFVPKKRGGRPAGSRVRKPTAYNVEEEEQWDDESDDENFEESESDSETGFNSDDFIDEEIEEDEEQDVLKEVISERSFEDHLDGSNKLDNLYANGKVVGSMPWGTIKLQPWMIFQSKTHFMEVFRDFCIQEGFAVSVEKADTTRFTAMCLVESCNWRIHACVLLDGVSWAIKTLVSEHKSCGRLEENPMVTSQWLCTKLLPDIEANPEIPIKTLQRKALGIYRVQVKQRLMYKVRSLGRQQIYGGFDESYALLPSYAEMIKSTNPGSYALVTWTADSGNVTPRFKACFFSFAAQVRGFLRGCRPIIGIDGAHLSGYYKGILLTAVAIDGIMRFFH from the coding sequence ATGGTCGCAATTTGGTTGTTATGTCATTATAATGATCGGAATTTTGATGTGAGGGTACAAGATACTGATGAAACGAACTACATGGATTTGGTTGATGACTTGTTTGATGATTCTATTAAGCAAGATGTTCTGATTCCCGATTTATTTAGATTATTTTATGTTAATCCTAGTACGAATAAAAGAGTAGAATTGTTGAATGATGTTGGTTTGATGGGCATGTGGGGTTTATTTAAGCGCACAGATACTGTGGAAATATGGATAGAGAAGGCAAATGAGAAGGAAACTTCAATCCAATTTAGGACTGCAGTTAAGAAAAGGAAGGATAGGAAGGAAAGGAAGGCTGCAGAACTTAGAAGGAAAGCTGAGGAGTTTGAGAGGGAGAGGGAAGAGGAAAGGAGAAGGTTAGAAAGGGAGGCTGAGATTCAAAGGGATTTGGAGGAGCAATTGGCAAACACAGTGGCAGTTGAGGTGCCTGTGTATGATGTTGAGGATTTAAGCGTAGAGTACGTACGTGTTTACAGCTCACAACATGCTGACTGCCTTTCCCCGGGAGGTTCCCAACCACCAAATACACAAAAAGAGCCTTCACCACCACCAAGAGAgccctcaccaccaccaaatgTTCCATCACCACCAAGAGAgccctcaccaccaccaaataatccatcaccaccaccaagaagtccctcaccaccaccaaccTCACCACAGACACaaccacagcaacaacaacaacaacagacagaacatcagcaacaacaacaaacagaacatcaacaacaacaacaaacagaaCAACAGCAACACCAACCCACagaacagcagcaacaacatcaaacaGAACACCAGCCAGATCAGACACCCCCTCCTAACAGGGCTGAGTTAAACAAAGGGAGGGGTTTCAGAATTTCTAGAAGTCATGCTAAGAAGACGGGTGAGTTTGTTCCTAAGAAGAGGGGGGGAAGGCCTGCTGGTTCAAGGGTGAGGAAACCCACTGCATACAATGTGGAGGAAGAGGAGCAATGGGAtgatgagagtgatgatgaaAATTTTGAGGAGAGTGAGAGTGATAGTGAAACTGGTTTCAACTCCGACGATTTCATTGACGAAGaaattgaagaagatgaagaacaaGATGTTCTTAAGGAGGTAATTTCTGAGAGAAGTTTTGAGGATCATTTAGATGGGAGTAATAAGCTGGATAATTTGTATGCAAATGGGAAAGTTGTGGGAAGCATGCCATGGGGGACTATCAAGTTGCAACCATGGATGATATTCCAAAGCAAGACACACTTCATGGAGGTCTTCAGAGACTTCTGTATTCAAGAGGGATTTGCTGTGAGTGTTGAAAAGGCTGATACAACCAGATTCACTGCAATGTGTCTGGTTGAGTCATGCAATTGGAGGATCCATGCCTGTGTGTTGTTGGATGGGGTCAGTTGGGCCATTAAAACTCTTGTCAGTGAGCACAAGTCTTGTGGGAGACTTGAGGAGAATCCCATGGTGACATCTCAGTGGCTATGCACCAAACTACTTCCTGACATTGAAGCAAATCCAGAAATCCCAATTAAGACACTTCAAAGAAAGGCATTGGGGATTTATAGGGTACAAGTGAAACAGAGGTTGATGTACAAGGTGAGAAGCCTCGGGAGGCAGCAAATTTATGGAGGTTTTGATGAGTCATATGCCCTTTTACCATCCTATGCTGAAATGATCAAATCTACCAATCCTGGGAGTTATGCCTTGGTCACTTGGACTGCAGATTCTGGTAACGTGACACCCCGTTTCAAGGCTTGCTTTTTCTCCTTTGCTGCACAAGTTAGGGGTTTCTTAAGAGGTTGTAGGCCTATCATAGGCATTGATGGTGCACATTTGAGTGGATACTATAAGGGAATTCTCCTCACTGCAGTTGCTATCGATGGGATAATGAGATTTTTCCATTAG
- the LOC110795554 gene encoding protein GAMETOPHYTE DEFECTIVE 1 isoform X1, giving the protein MLLFDLNIPYCESDKSVSDKSSKKQTRLKLIVKAIEFGYTGIAYNRTIKGVMSESDRCTISPFSLSSLLKLSPSLSSTVCFHRRLLGVPENSAFRQYTRLTMLVETSAQASALNSGNPILKTYDLIAVRPLNQNSFDLACQSSQVDLISIDFADKLPFRLKLPMVKAAIARGVYFEIMYSSLMQDVHVRRQMISNAKLLVEWTQGKNLIVSSAAPSVLELRGLNDVANLLLLLGLSNERAKATISKNCRLLIANTLRKKQFYKEAIRVEVMPLGVETDPGEPWIVDHIDWDPLSSGEGDLLLDDMAKAFAESAKVSQTMKGVVSSPIVNHMQSHGLHVNNIGYTTPKDLEVSKKTDKPENEPTSLWSSLLDQQGNNFEDSLQAVLPDSSVACSNVEDFRNYSTKPLLEAKNSYVLETTTSIASHVLEPPDHVNNADIVQLSDSMKEIISKDYGLDVGCIAISRKEVLMESEGLNCNGQQTDKLKLASVLVNRIDAGIPTEMQLCDQSDSSLGGNLLELKEDTVAEKNARNVMVLDSFSEGSSSDGLPILRDRQLLEEVEEIIEQKGNRIEVNTGSDNFIVEDTMMLLDSLQQGKKGNDHLVAKSTLSDEMMECRKQVKELSEAEHQPLGENKSGNHKVKRWGTGQVLRFPFKRLLQVQFKKKRKTSMYKIQKRLV; this is encoded by the exons ATGCTGCTCTTTGACCTAAATATTCCATATTGTGAATCCGATAAATCAGTCTCAGACAAATCGTCAAAAAAACAGACTCGGTTGAAGCTAATTGTTAAAGCAATTGAGTTTGGTTACACTGGAATCGCTTACAATCGTACTATCAAAGGGGTAATGTCTGAATCTGATCGTTGCACCATTTCTCCATTTTCCCTCTCTTCTCTCCTCAAACTatctccttctctctcctcaactgtTTGCTTCCATCGTCGCCTCCTCGGAGTTCCTGAAAACTCTGCGTTTCGGCAGTACACTCGTTTGACTATGTTGGTTGAAACATCCGCTCAAGCTTCGGCGTTGAATTCGGGTAATCCGATTCTTAAGACTTATGATTTGATCGCTGTTAGACCTTTGAATCAGAATTCTTTTGATCTTGCTTGTCAATCGTCTcag GTTGATTTGATTTCAATTGACTTTGCTGACAAGTTGCCATTTCGACTGAAGCTTCCAATGGTTAAAGCTGCCATTGCG CGAGGGGTGTACTTTGAGATTATGTACTCGAGTCTTATGCAAGATGTTCACGTGAGGAGACAAATGATTTCCAATGCCAAG TTATTGGTGGAGTGGACTCAAGGGAAGAACCTGATTGTATCCAGTGCTGCACCTTCTGTTCTCGAGCTTAGAGGTCTAAATGATGTAGCTAATCTATTATTGTTGCTTGGGCTTTCAAATGAGCGTGCAAAAGCGACTATATCTAAGAATTGCAG ATTGCTAATTGCCAACACACTAAGGAAAAAACAGTTTTACAAGGAGGCAATCAGAGTTGAAGTGATGCCACTTGGAGTGGAAACTGATCCCGGAGAACCTTGGATAGTTGATCATATTGACTGGGATCCATTATCTAGTGGTGAAGGTGATTTGCTTTTAGATGATATGGCAAAAGCATTTGCCGAGTCTGCAAAAGTCTCTCAAACCATGAAAGGCGTTGTTTCTTCTCCTATAGTTAATCATATGCAATCACATGGTTTACATGTAAATAACATAGGCTATACAACTCCCAAGGATCTCGAGGTGTCAAAAAAGACAGATAAGCCGGAGAATGAGCCTACTTCTTTGTGGAGCAGTCTATTGGATCAACAGGGGAATAATTTCGAAGATTCTCTGCAGGCAGTCCTTCCCGATTCTTCTGTTGCTTGCTCTAATGTTGAGGATTTCCGAAATTATTCTACAAAACCTCTGCTGGAGGCTAAGAACTCCTATGTACTGGAGACCACAACCTCTATAGCATCGCATGTATTAGAGCCGCCAGATCATGTTAATAATGCTGATATTGTGCAGTTAAGTGAtagtatgaaggaaataatctCTAAAGATTATGGCTTGGATGTAGGCTGTATTGCTATTTCAAGAAAGGAAGTCTTAATGGAATCTGAGGGTCTTAATTGTAACGGTCAGCAAACTGATAAATTGAAGCTAGCTTCTGTTCTTGTGAACAGGATAGACGCTGGGATCCCAACTGAGATGCAATTATGTGATCAGTCAGATTCATCCCTGGGTGGAAATCTGCTGGAGCTAAAAGAGGATACAGTAGCCGAAAAAAATGCTAGAAATGTGATGGTTTTGGACTCCTTTTCCGAGGGGAGTAGTAGTGATGGTTTACCAATACTTCGTGACCGGCAATTGCTGGAAGAGGTGGAAGAAATTATAGAGCAGAAGGGAAATCGCATTGAAGTCAACACTGGCTCCGATAATTTTATAGTTGAGGATACCATGATGTTATTGGATTCACTCCAGCAGGGAAAAAAAGGCAATGATCATTTAGTTGCAAAAAGTACGCTATCAGATGAAATGATGGAATGTAGAAAACAAGTAAAAGAGCTTAGTGAAGCTGAGCATCAACCACTTGGTGAAAATAAATCAG GCAATCATAAGGTGAAGCGATGGGGTACAGGCCAAGTTCTTAGGTTTCCTTTTAAACGATTGTTACAAGTTCAATTTAAGAAGAAAAGGAAAACTTCCATGTACAAGATCCAAAAGAGGTTAGTGTAG
- the LOC110795554 gene encoding protein GAMETOPHYTE DEFECTIVE 1 isoform X2 yields the protein MLLFDLNIPYCESDKSVSDKSSKKQTRLKLIVKAIEFGYTGIAYNRTIKGVMSESDRCTISPFSLSSLLKLSPSLSSTVCFHRRLLGVPENSAFRQYTRLTMLVETSAQASALNSGNPILKTYDLIAVRPLNQNSFDLACQSSQVDLISIDFADKLPFRLKLPMVKAAIARGVYFEIMYSSLMQDVHVRRQMISNAKLLVEWTQGKNLIVSSAAPSVLELRGLNDVANLLLLLGLSNERAKATISKNCRLLIANTLRKKQFYKEAIRVEVMPLGVETDPGEPWIVDHIDWDPLSSGEGDLLLDDMAKAFAESAKVSQTMKGVVSSPIVNHMQSHGLHVNNIGYTTPKDLEVSKKTDKPENEPTSLWSSLLDQQGNNFEDSLQAVLPDSSVACSNVEDFRNYSTKPLLEAKNSYVLETTTSIASHVLEPPDHVNNADIVQLSDSMKEIISKDYGLDVGCIAISRKEVLMESEGLNCNGQQTDKLKLASVLVNRIDAGIPTEMQLCDQSDSSLGGNLLELKEDTVAEKNARNVMVLDSFSEGSSSDGLPILRDRQLLEEVEEIIEQKGNRIEVNTGSDNFIVEDTMMLLDSLQQGKKGNDHLVAKSTLSDEMMECRKQVKELSEAEHQPLGENKSGNHKVKRWGTGQVLRFPFKRLLQVQFKKKRKTSMYKIQKRK from the exons ATGCTGCTCTTTGACCTAAATATTCCATATTGTGAATCCGATAAATCAGTCTCAGACAAATCGTCAAAAAAACAGACTCGGTTGAAGCTAATTGTTAAAGCAATTGAGTTTGGTTACACTGGAATCGCTTACAATCGTACTATCAAAGGGGTAATGTCTGAATCTGATCGTTGCACCATTTCTCCATTTTCCCTCTCTTCTCTCCTCAAACTatctccttctctctcctcaactgtTTGCTTCCATCGTCGCCTCCTCGGAGTTCCTGAAAACTCTGCGTTTCGGCAGTACACTCGTTTGACTATGTTGGTTGAAACATCCGCTCAAGCTTCGGCGTTGAATTCGGGTAATCCGATTCTTAAGACTTATGATTTGATCGCTGTTAGACCTTTGAATCAGAATTCTTTTGATCTTGCTTGTCAATCGTCTcag GTTGATTTGATTTCAATTGACTTTGCTGACAAGTTGCCATTTCGACTGAAGCTTCCAATGGTTAAAGCTGCCATTGCG CGAGGGGTGTACTTTGAGATTATGTACTCGAGTCTTATGCAAGATGTTCACGTGAGGAGACAAATGATTTCCAATGCCAAG TTATTGGTGGAGTGGACTCAAGGGAAGAACCTGATTGTATCCAGTGCTGCACCTTCTGTTCTCGAGCTTAGAGGTCTAAATGATGTAGCTAATCTATTATTGTTGCTTGGGCTTTCAAATGAGCGTGCAAAAGCGACTATATCTAAGAATTGCAG ATTGCTAATTGCCAACACACTAAGGAAAAAACAGTTTTACAAGGAGGCAATCAGAGTTGAAGTGATGCCACTTGGAGTGGAAACTGATCCCGGAGAACCTTGGATAGTTGATCATATTGACTGGGATCCATTATCTAGTGGTGAAGGTGATTTGCTTTTAGATGATATGGCAAAAGCATTTGCCGAGTCTGCAAAAGTCTCTCAAACCATGAAAGGCGTTGTTTCTTCTCCTATAGTTAATCATATGCAATCACATGGTTTACATGTAAATAACATAGGCTATACAACTCCCAAGGATCTCGAGGTGTCAAAAAAGACAGATAAGCCGGAGAATGAGCCTACTTCTTTGTGGAGCAGTCTATTGGATCAACAGGGGAATAATTTCGAAGATTCTCTGCAGGCAGTCCTTCCCGATTCTTCTGTTGCTTGCTCTAATGTTGAGGATTTCCGAAATTATTCTACAAAACCTCTGCTGGAGGCTAAGAACTCCTATGTACTGGAGACCACAACCTCTATAGCATCGCATGTATTAGAGCCGCCAGATCATGTTAATAATGCTGATATTGTGCAGTTAAGTGAtagtatgaaggaaataatctCTAAAGATTATGGCTTGGATGTAGGCTGTATTGCTATTTCAAGAAAGGAAGTCTTAATGGAATCTGAGGGTCTTAATTGTAACGGTCAGCAAACTGATAAATTGAAGCTAGCTTCTGTTCTTGTGAACAGGATAGACGCTGGGATCCCAACTGAGATGCAATTATGTGATCAGTCAGATTCATCCCTGGGTGGAAATCTGCTGGAGCTAAAAGAGGATACAGTAGCCGAAAAAAATGCTAGAAATGTGATGGTTTTGGACTCCTTTTCCGAGGGGAGTAGTAGTGATGGTTTACCAATACTTCGTGACCGGCAATTGCTGGAAGAGGTGGAAGAAATTATAGAGCAGAAGGGAAATCGCATTGAAGTCAACACTGGCTCCGATAATTTTATAGTTGAGGATACCATGATGTTATTGGATTCACTCCAGCAGGGAAAAAAAGGCAATGATCATTTAGTTGCAAAAAGTACGCTATCAGATGAAATGATGGAATGTAGAAAACAAGTAAAAGAGCTTAGTGAAGCTGAGCATCAACCACTTGGTGAAAATAAATCAG GCAATCATAAGGTGAAGCGATGGGGTACAGGCCAAGTTCTTAGGTTTCCTTTTAAACGATTGTTACAAGTTCAATTTAAGAAGAAAAGGAAAACTTCCATGTACAAGATCCAAAAGAG